In one Polaribacter sp. ALD11 genomic region, the following are encoded:
- a CDS encoding NAD(P)/FAD-dependent oxidoreductase, whose translation MNIPQTSFPRVVIIGGGFAGLAAAKGLEKQELQVVLIDKHNYHTFQPLLYQVATGGLEPDSIAFPLRKRFNDVDNFYFRLAEVEKINPENNTIETTIGNLDYDELIIATGSTTNFFGNTNIKKYTMEMKSIPQSLNIRSLILENFEEALLTSNIEERNALMNFVIVGGGPTGVELAGALAEMKKGILPKDYPDLDIRQMQINLIQNSECILKGMSAKASEKAEDFLIKLGVNVWKNLRVLDYDGKTVTTNGADNFKAETVIWAAGVKGEMIDGLNTECVIERAARIKVNEFSQVLKHPNIYAVGDIACMASEKTPFGHPMMAQPAIQQGRLVAKNILAKLFNKKLKPFVYNDKGAMATIGRNKAVVDLPKWKFQGVFAWFVWMFVHLFSLIGFRNKAIVFLNWVYNYIRFDRETRLIIRPYKKKNRYSFKD comes from the coding sequence ATGAACATTCCTCAAACTAGTTTTCCAAGAGTTGTTATAATTGGTGGTGGTTTTGCAGGTTTAGCTGCTGCAAAAGGATTAGAAAAACAAGAATTACAAGTTGTTTTAATAGACAAACATAATTACCACACATTTCAGCCTTTATTATATCAAGTAGCAACTGGTGGTTTAGAACCAGACTCTATTGCTTTTCCTTTAAGAAAACGTTTTAATGATGTAGATAATTTCTATTTTAGATTAGCTGAAGTCGAGAAAATAAACCCAGAAAACAATACTATAGAAACTACTATTGGTAACTTAGATTATGATGAATTAATTATAGCTACTGGTTCTACAACCAACTTTTTTGGTAACACCAACATCAAAAAATATACGATGGAAATGAAGTCTATTCCGCAATCTTTAAACATTAGAAGTTTAATTTTAGAGAACTTTGAAGAAGCTTTATTAACATCAAATATTGAAGAAAGAAATGCGTTAATGAATTTTGTAATTGTTGGTGGTGGACCAACAGGCGTAGAATTAGCTGGTGCTTTGGCTGAAATGAAAAAAGGAATTTTACCTAAAGATTATCCAGATTTAGATATTCGTCAAATGCAGATTAACCTCATACAAAATTCTGAATGCATTTTAAAAGGAATGAGTGCAAAAGCTTCTGAAAAAGCAGAAGATTTTCTAATAAAATTAGGTGTTAATGTTTGGAAGAATTTGCGTGTTTTAGATTATGATGGAAAAACAGTAACCACAAACGGCGCAGATAATTTTAAGGCTGAAACTGTTATTTGGGCAGCTGGTGTAAAAGGTGAAATGATTGATGGTCTAAATACAGAATGCGTCATTGAAAGAGCTGCAAGAATAAAAGTAAATGAATTCAGTCAGGTATTAAAGCATCCAAATATCTATGCAGTGGGTGATATTGCTTGTATGGCATCAGAAAAAACACCCTTTGGTCATCCAATGATGGCACAACCTGCAATTCAACAGGGGAGATTAGTAGCTAAAAACATTTTAGCAAAATTATTCAACAAAAAATTGAAACCATTTGTTTATAATGACAAAGGTGCTATGGCAACTATTGGTAGAAATAAAGCAGTAGTAGATTTACCAAAATGGAAATTTCAAGGAGTTTTTGCTTGGTTTGTATGGATGTTTGTACATCTTTTTTCTTTAATTGGTTTTAGAAACAAAGCAATTGTATTTCTAAACTGGGTGTATAATTACATTCGTTTCGATAGAGAAACTAGATTAATTATTCGACCTTATAAAAAGAAAAATAGGTATTCTTTTAAAGACTAA
- a CDS encoding helix-turn-helix domain-containing protein, which translates to MKPSKIAKENIARLNRAITFIEGNLSEKLSLEIIAEKAHFSPFHFHRLFKIVVGETVHNFINRKRIEKAASYLLHQKEKNSTEIAEK; encoded by the coding sequence ATGAAACCTTCTAAAATTGCCAAAGAAAATATTGCTCGTTTAAATAGGGCAATTACATTTATTGAAGGTAATTTATCTGAAAAACTATCTTTAGAAATCATTGCCGAAAAAGCTCATTTTTCTCCTTTTCATTTTCATCGATTGTTTAAAATTGTTGTTGGAGAAACGGTACACAACTTCATTAACAGAAAGAGAATTGAAAAAGCTGCCTCTTATTTATTACATCAAAAAGAAAAAAATAGCACAGAAATTGCAGAAAAGTAG